Genomic DNA from Patescibacteria group bacterium:
ATTTCCGCCGCGGTACCACGGAACAATCCCGCCATGCAGGTGGATTGTGCCGAATCGAGATTTCCCAAAAAAATCTTCTCTTAAAATTTTACCCCCGTGAACAACAATCAAGTCGGGGTTAATTTCTGCAATCTTCCGAACGGCGGCATCGCAATTAATGTCCTCAAATTCAAAATATCTTTCGGATGTTTTTATTTTATCTATAATATTTTGAACAACTAGAACTGAAAAATATTTTTTTAAAGACAACGTTTGATATTTAAATAATTTCCTTTGAGCATTTTTTTTACTAATAAAAAACAGTGGATTTCTAATTAATGAAGGAAACATTTTAATAAGTCTGAATAGCTTCCGGATAATTTTAAATGATTTATTAGTTTCTCCCCCCTGTTGAAAAACCCGCAAATGAGTCTGGGCAAATACATAAACTTCGTGGCCCATATTAAATATTTCTTGCCACAAATAATCATGCTCTATGCCTGTGTTGCTAGTAATAACTATTTTCATATTATCCTTTTATTTCTTGAGGAGGAACCCCTATGGATAATAACAATGAATCCATAAAAAATTTTGTTCCCCATTCAATTAAATTATTTGGTTGATATTTTCCATCTATGG
This window encodes:
- a CDS encoding formyl transferase → MKIVITSNTGIEHDYLWQEIFNMGHEVYVFAQTHLRVFQQGGETNKSFKIIRKLFRLIKMFPSLIRNPLFFISKKNAQRKLFKYQTLSLKKYFSVLVVQNIIDKIKTSERYFEFEDINCDAAVRKIAEINPDLIVVHGGKILREDFFGKSRFGTIHLHGGIVPWYRGGNTWYPNIINDDMYYIGPSVQEIDKGIDTGNVIHQHTIKIDSHDNPSSLYCKTVIVGVEILLKCISVINKTNTKIPSTRLSIKGFNYLKRKHIKDYEDIIVYNRFQTVFINFLNSPFTFRPNLIQNKKLMIKHKFVRY